The following proteins are encoded in a genomic region of Penaeus chinensis breed Huanghai No. 1 chromosome 10, ASM1920278v2, whole genome shotgun sequence:
- the LOC125029535 gene encoding laminin subunit alpha-1-like, whose amino-acid sequence MKRNAVTVYQVAYVIVKSAVSPRPGNWILERSLDGRRFEPWQYYALTDAECLSFYGVQPTRGRPSYATDTQVICTSYFSRLNPLEGGEVHTSLVNGRPGSAGPSEALRQFTEARYVRLRLQKIRTLHGDLQGRSSQTDASVTKRYFYSIKDISIGGQCVCHGHAGNCISDDENEKLARCSCVHNTCGDNCDSCCPLYNQQPWRAGNFSDGGVCEKCQCHGHAQACRYDEEVARQRLSLNMRSTTLNTHSEHPFEHPLKPDDTHSD is encoded by the exons ATGAAAAGAAACGCTGTCACA gtGTACCAGGTGGCCTACGTCATCGTGAAGAGCGCCGTGTCCCCTCGTCCGGGCAACTGGATCCTTGAGCGGTCTCTGGACGGCCGTCGCTTCGAGCCCTGGCAGTACTACGCCCTCACCGACGCCGAGTGCCTGTCCTTCTACGGCGTCCAGCCCACCCGCGGACGTCCCTCGTACGCCACCGACACGCAGGTCATCTGTACCTCCTACTTCTCCAGGCTGAACCCACTCGAGGGCGGCGAG GTCCACACCTCCCTCGTGAACGGCCGCCCGGGCTCCGCCGGACCCTCGGAGGCCCTCAGGCAGTTCACGGAGGCTCGCTACGTCCGCCTGCGCCTCCAGAAGATCCGCACGCTCCACGGGGACCTCCAGGGGCGCTCCTCGCAGACAGACGCCTCCGTCACCAA GCGGTATTTCTACTCCATCAAGGACATCAGCATCGGCGGGCAGTGCGTGTGCCACGGACACGCCGGCAACTGCATTTCCGACGACGAGAATGAGAAG ctGGCCCGATGCTCCTGCGTTCACAACACCTGCGGCGACAACTGCGACTCGTGCTGCCCTCTGTACAACCAGCAGCCGTGGCGCGCCGGGAACTTCAGCGACGGGGGCGTGTGCGAGAAGTGCCAGTGCCACGGACACGCCCAGGCCTGTCGCTATGACGAGGAGGTCGCTCGGCAGAGGCTGTCGCTTAATATGAGGtcg ACCACTCTGAACACGCACTCTGAGCACCCATTTGAACACCCTCTGAAACCTGATGACACCCACTCTGATTGA